The following nucleotide sequence is from Vulpes lagopus strain Blue_001 chromosome 1, ASM1834538v1, whole genome shotgun sequence.
GTTTATCATCTAAGTTGCTCCAAATTTGGGGTTACCTTACCTGCCCACCCTTATATAATAGAGAGCAAATGTTGGCAGATTTTTAGCTATGTGTAGGATAAGCTAAGAAAATgagcttttatatatatttcagaggATACCAACTTGAACACAGAATCAAAATACCCAGAACCATGTAAATCTCAAaagtatttttccccctttgaagGGATAGCAAACAAGAAGccagaatgaggaaaaaagacagtACCAAAGCATGACTCCTGCAATATGAACGACTTCTCCATATAGAGGACCATGATTTTGCAATGAGACCTGGATTTGGAGGTATTATCTTTATAAAACTCTTAGGTCACAATCCATTACACTGtcaaaataaagttgaaaatctgAAGCAATAAACACCAAAACACAAGaccatcaatttaaaaaagaattttttacaATGATATTCCCTTGAATGAGAACaactgataaattttaaattgactaaaaaaagataaatttctttgagtaaatatccatACTATTTACTAATTGTAAATAGTGTGTGCTCAATAAATTGTGAATGGGTACATAATGTGATACAgcaacttattcttttttttttttatttaagattttatttatttatttgagagggagagcaagcacagaggaggagaggacaagtgagaagcaggctccgtgctgagcaggagccccaggtgcagctcatcccaggaccctgagattgtgacctgagcccagggcagctgcttaactaactgagccacctggatgcccctgAATTTATTCTTTCAACTAAAATCTGTAAATTGGATTCTGTGATGATATTCATTAAATCTCATTGAATAACTTTATAAGCTGGAATGCCTGGCTTTGGTGGAAGGACCAGGACACCAAATGCATGGCTCCCTAGGAAACAACTGTGTTCcggtttttctttttatcacttcCAGCAACTTAAGTTGCTCGGAAGGTTggagggccaggccctgggctgagcctgTTAATGCACTAACTTATGCCAGCCTCGCAGGGCCTAGTGAGTAGAGAGAGGTTATGAGATTTGCTCAGAGCCATGAAAAATGCAACACGTGGTGGAACCAAGATGCAAGGGCAGGTAAGGAGGATGGAAAGGGGCCCTATAAGGACGTACTGGGAACCAAGTCTTTCCTGCCCTCAGATTGTTTAACGTGCGCCCAGTTGTATCGCCAAGGGTACCAAGTTTTCCAGAAACACACAGGACTTGGTGGTATCAAGCGGTTAATGGGAagtctccctcccctgcccctgctaaGTCCTTCCCGGAGCTTCTTCATTGACCTAAGTCTCCACTCCCATGGTTCCTGAGCTGACGACTTTGCAGGATCCTCCCAGTGTGGCCACAACAGAAGGGAACGTGAGGCTGGGAAGGCAGGAGCCCTCAGCTGTGGAGCAGGTGCAGCTTTTCCACAGGCAGCTCATTCCTCACGTTTCCCGCGTGGGGTGGGGACGGGCCATCGCTGTCCTGTGGTCCTGACCCAGGGAAGTTCGGGGGCATGTGGGCACCTCGGGAACTCATCGATTAGCCGGTCAGATGGTTGTTAATGGTGAGGAATGTTTGTTGTATCTTAATTTCGTGGAATCCATTGGGTTGCGATTCTAAGGGTCTGGCTTTGATTTGATTAGATTCGGGACTACAACATAAGCATCAAAGTAcctggaggatggatggatggatagatttatttattatttatttatttatttattcatttatttatttgacagtaccctcaggagagggagaagccgactccctatGAACAGGGACCCTGATGTTGAGGCCTGAAAccaggttggttggttggttggttggttggttggttggtttgtttgtttgtttgtttatttattatttagacaGTACCCTCAGGAccgggagaagccgactccccactgagcagggccccTGATGTTGAGGCCTGAAACCAggattgattttttatttatttattcattcattcattcattcattcatttatttatagacaGTACcctcaggagagggagaagccgactccccactgagcagggaccccgatgttgAGGCCTGAAACCAGGattgattttttattaatttattcattcattcattcattcattcattcattcatttatagacAGTACcctcaggagagggagaagccgactccccactgagcagggatcccgatgttgAGGCCTGAAACcaggaccccagccaaaggcagacccttaagggcctgagccacgcaggtgcccccaccTGGGGGTTCTTGGCAGGTTactgagccccacccccaggtTCCAGCTCCCAAATCTGGCCGACCCTGGTGGAGCTCGGAGggctggtcctggagtcccttTTGACCGTCGCTGAGCCCCGCAGTCCGAGCAGGTTAAATCTCGGGCGTTTCTCACCCCTCCTGAACTTAAGATTTTGGGAGCCTGGACATGAATCAGGTTTGAGGACGTGGCGGTGCTtcccccgggggcggggctgcggccggCGTCCCTGGCCTCCCTCGGGGCCGCCTGCAgggctccgccccccgcccccgcccccgccgtccTCCGCACCCGGGTCTCCGCCACCCGGGAAGGTGCGCGCGGCCTCGCCTCCGCCCTCCGCTGGAGCGAGTAGGAGCGAGGGAGGCCGCCGGCCTGGGCCTTCGGGGCGCTAGGGGGCGCCAGTCGCCCAGGAAAGGCTCGACCGGGCTCCGGGGAGGCCGGCCCTCGGCACCAGCACCAGGAGCGGCCCTAATTCCTGGCAGTTTAGGTTCCCCAAGTAAATGGATCGCTGTCTCGGAGGAAAGGGCTCCTACGGATCTACTTTGGACCAGAAAGATGCGGAGAAAAATGACTGTGCTTGAACCCGGGCCTTGACGCCAGCGCTCTGGGAAGGTCGCCTCTAGGGCTCAAGGACCAGCTGGGAGGGAGTTAAAAATGCAGAAGCTCAGGCCCCACGCCCCGGGCTTTCCCAATCAAAATCTGCATTGTAATAAGGTGCCCAGGTGATTGCAATGCACCTTACACCCCGAGGGACAGCTGCTGCAGGGGACCCAGACCCTCTGCTCTAACCTCAAATCACTTTAAAGCTTCATTCTCCTTCCCTGATATCACCCCAGTCCCCCCTCCCCGGAAAATCATAAAGTGGACCTTAAATTTCCACCTCTTTTGATCAGTTAGAGATACACgttaagattttcttttgagtgggaacactttttttttttcaagattatttattcatgacagacacacacacacacagagagagagagagagagagagagagagagagagaggcagagacacaggcagagagaggagcaggctccatgcaccgggaccccgacgtgggattcgatcccaggactccaggaccaggccctaaaccgctgagccacccaggctcctcaggaaaggcttttatttaaaaaataaaataaaataaagcaattattttttcccCCCGAGGCTCCATTGTGGGGTCGTTAAAAATGCGATTGAAACGTGCTACTTAGTGGCAGGTGACAAATCATCCCCCCATAAAGGAATTTTTCTGACAGTCATGGACTGGGGCTAATTGGCGTCCAAATGTCTCATGTGTTCAGGCAGAAAAATCCATACATTCAGGCAGAAGTGTCAGCCTGGTGGCTGCAGAAGAcggcccttcccctgctcctgcctTGGTCAGACGTGACCCATTTCTGCTTCCTGGGGGCCACCTTCCTGGGGAAGCGGGCGCGGGGGTAAACGAGGGGCTTCCACCGAGCTCCTGCGGCGGTCGCCTCGTCCTGCACACAGCACGTACTGCTTTCCTCTTGAGCTAAATGTGACTTCAGCACTTCCCTCGCCTTAATGTGTTTTCCTAATTAGCTTTAACATTAAAACCAGCTGCTGCTGCagtgttttttacttttataaagcaTTAGAAGATTAATTGACTCATTATGTGGAAACAGGAGGATATAAATTTAGGGGAGCTTTGTGTTTAACTTGGGCTGTAAATTGCAGCTCATTTTCTTTGCGTTTTTCCTGCCCTTTACATCTCGCATCACCGAAGGCTCTTTTGTTTCGGTCTCAGAGATGatgatttctttgtttctctaaaaTGGGATTAGTTCAGCATCTAGACACTGGCCAGGGAGTCAAGACAAAAGCTAAGGCAGTGAAGGCTGCCTGTATAATCTGTGCTTGTCAGACCGGAGGACGAGCCTGGGAGCCAGAGGGACCTGGCTACGTTCCTGCAATAACCAGGCCTCGGCTCCAGGCAAGCTCTCTAACATCTCTGAGTGACTCATGTCATATGTCACATGGAGCCAACATCGGTTGTAGCTCCCTACCTGACTAGTGGCTGTCATGATGACACGAGATGATATAttgtataatgtattttaaatgctcCGTACACATAAGGTATATGACTGTTGTTTAACTCTCCTTTTTCctgcatatataaaaatacaattaatggggcagctccagtggctcagcggtttagcaccaccttcagccccggggcctgatcctagagacctgggattgagtcccatgtcgggcctcctgcatggagcctgcttctccctctgcctgtgtctttgcccctctctctttctctctctgtgtgtgtctcatgaataaattaaatcttttaaaaaaatacaagtgatGATCTATCTTatctttttatatacatattaaaaaaagactataaatgtGTGTGCTACTACCTACATATTGATCCTGGGAAATCAACACATAACCATACCggttaacatttatttacttttactatATTCCAAATGTTTCATATATGGAATTAATGAAAGTATTTGAGGAGTTCTTATTATGTGTGTTGTTATATGCATTACTGATCCGGGAGATGCTGAACTGGTTGGTTGGTAAGACGTTTGAATGGTGTTAGTTTAAGGACGTGACACGCGTTCTTTCGTCTAGTCTCAGGGCAGCGCTCTTAGGTCAGTACCATGGATTTATTTCCCCTATTTTACAGACGAACAAACTGAGACTTAGAGGAATTAAGGGATGGAAGTTTGGCTTTAATTCCGGTTTGGTAGCTAAAATTTCCATGATTTTTAATCCATCTGCTTTAGTACTACCTGCACTCTGAGACTCAGCTCCTGATCTGTAAAAAGAATGATATGTGGAGCTTACATCCAGCTCCAAAATTCTTGATTCTGCATCTTACCTTTACATGGCCCTCCCCCTCCACACCGTCCTGGAGAATATATAGATTCCTAGACCTCGGAGTGAGGTACACATGGGCATGGAGTTCAGAGGAGCCAAAAATGAGGTCAGGTGGCATCTGAGGGTAGAcacttttcttcaaaatgttttataatgtgTTGTGCATTTAAAACACAGTATGCAGGAGCTTTGTTGAATGATATGCATGTGTATATCACATGTAGCACATCCAGACATTATTTAGCCTTGGGAAGGATGTTTTCTAGCCCGACCCTTCTCAATctcagaatctttttcttttttaaagattttattttattcctgagagacacggagagaggcagagacacaggcagagggagaagcaggctccctgtcggaagctcgatgcaggacttgatcccaggaccccaggatcacgacctgagtcgaaggcagattcTCTACCACTGAGCCAAGCAGGTGCCCCTCAGTCTCAGAATCTTAACTAAAACAGCCACCTGGGGGCCACCTGGGCAAGATTTCTGTTTCAAAAAGTGTTGAAACTACTCATGGCTGATGCTCCCAGACTAACCTAGAGCAATAATACAAAGTACCTCTATTctgaaccttaaaaaaagaaccgAACTAGCTCATCATTAACTGCTGACTTATTTGTAGTTccttgagatttgtttttttgcttgtatAATAAATGTCAAGTTCTGTCACATGTGCTACTTCAAGAATAATCTGAGTATTGTTGGGAAATAAACGATAGGAAGGAGTAAACAGTTGTAAAAGGTGAAACATCATCATCCACACCCACTGACTTGGACATAGCTAGGGGAGTTTTTgttcaaacaaaatattaaatgtagtATCTGAGAGCCAGACAAAGCTCAAAGTATTGActgacctaattttttttctgctaaaataATGTTAATAGAGCCCCTACCATCCTTATCTCTTTATAATTGGGTTACACACTAATAAATAATTCAGTTCCCTGAGCCATACTGGATCAGAAGCTCAGGGTATTAGCTTCTGGGGAATGTGCCATTTTAACAAATTCATGGCTAAGTCTTTTGCACAGTAGAATTTGAGGACTTCTTGGtattctttttgtctctcaaGCTAAGGAAAATCATCTTCTCAGGATCTCTGACAGCATGCTTTCTACTAACAGCTCTAAGAAATACTGTATCTGTTTTTGTGGGACCATAATTTATTCAACTTGGAGAAGGggcttttttaaacaaaaataatacaaatttatgGATGCAGAATCCATTATAAAAGTGAACATTTAtttacaatgaaatgaaaaaactaagtgaaaataaaatactgggcCATGTAGTTCCAAGTCCTTTTCTTCTGAGATCTCTTTAGGTGACTTATCAGTGCTTCTGTAGAAATGTTTCCCAGTTTTAACCTGGCTTCCCTTTCCCAACTTGAATTCTCTATGGTTCGTAGAAACTCAACATTCACCAGACTCCAGGTGAAGGAGAGGTTCTGCAAGTCAAGCTCACTGGCTTCATCCTAAATCTACCTGAAAATACAATATAAGCCATTCACATTATAGGTCATTAACATCCATGCCCATCAGTTTAGGACGAATGGTATTAATTGGTCATCCTGAACCATATTCCTACTGGCTTTgacttgtctctttttctctctgcctaggactttacaatgattttttttttaatctcagacaTTACTGGAAAGATGAGAGGCTCTCCTTTCCTAGCACAACAAACAAAAGCATGACCTTTGATCGTAGATTGATCAAAAAGATTTGGGTGCCTGACATCTTTTTTGTCCATTCCAAAAGATccttcattcatgataaaaaactgTGGAGAACATCATGCTGCATGTATACCCTAATGGAAACAGTCCTCTTCACTCTCAGGTCAGGAGGGCTGTGGACCATCATTGGCTTCCCTATAACCAGGGAGGTCTACACCAAAGCTAGTGGATCTCACTACTAGCTAAGCTCACAATATTACTTACTGTCTGTTTAGTGATGCTGAAGATTGGGACAAACacagaaaaagtgatttttttccttgttctaacttccagattttttaaaaatagttctctATCTATCTACTCAACACATCATTGGGGATTGATAGAAAATAAGGTTGGCCAGAGCAGAGTTGAATTATGGAAATCCCTAAAAGTCTGGCCCACAATTATATAGGTGCACaaaattgcttttcttctttactaACTGCACATTGACAAGCAATCTCAGAATCTTGGATTAACTAAATAGTGTTCTTAATTATCTCCTTCATTTTTCACAAGAAAGTATAGTCATAATTCAAATTACCACTAATTTGTTTACTCCCTCTTCActtctttaattcaaaatatttttttctgacactATGCTATAACAGCCCTCCATCTTTCACATACCATATGTTCTTTTAGCCTAATGCATCCTGTACATACTGCATGGCTTATAATTGGTAATTCTAAAGATGCTTAGTAAATCaggtttaattcatttttttttaatgtcttagaAATCCCAGAAAGACTCTGTAGTAAGagtgaaaaaaagggggggggtccCCAAATGATATCCATTGTCCTAGTCCTTGAATCATGTGAAAGTCACTTCATTtggccttaaaaagaaaaaaaaaaagatctttgcagatgtgattaagttaaggatcctggaataagaaaattattctggATCATTTGGTTGGGACCTAAATGCAATCAGTCATAAGAATCCTGGTTAGAGAAAGGCAATGTGACCATTAAGACAGAGATTGGAATGATAGAGCCACCAGCACAGGAATGCTAACAACTGCCGGAAGCTGTAAGAGGCAAGGATTGACttttcccctagagcctctgaAGGGAACAGGGCCTTTCTGCCACCTTGATTTCAGTGCAGTGATACTAATTTCAGActgctggcctccagaactgtaagagaataaatttgtgttgttttaagacaccaagtttgtgataatttgttgcAGTGGCAATAGTAAATTAACACAGAttctttttgttcattaaaaaacaCTTTGCTCACTTTAGTACAAAGGTGATAGGGTCATATTTGCTGTCaatgtttctgaaaaatataatgaaagtacAACTTTCAATAGAACTTTTAAGTCAGGAGCAACATGGGATTCTGGTAAGTACTGGAGTCGGGCCTCACGAGGAATCAGAAACAGCATCTGGCCAAGGAATCAACTTCTTAaaccttttaactttttaaaattagttattttgATGAAAGAATTAATTCAGTAGATTGTCCTTACCCTGCACATTCCAAGGAAGGATTTGTGGCTCCTTGGAGATAATCTCTAATCCCTCGAAATATCCTGCCTGATAAGAGGATCTTTGTTGACCTTGAGGCTTGGGCCACACCAGATAGTCCATGCTAACAATGAGATTTATGGAGCAGGCTTTGAGTTATCTGGTATCAGCTTGACCTCTGGAGGGGCTGGAGACCAAGGTCGGCTAGACCTATGTGACCACCTCTTAGTTAATCATTTGGACCTCAAGGCTCACGTACCTTCCCTCGTTGGCAGTACGCCATGCATGTGGCCATTTGTCACTGTCCACTAGACACAACAGCTGGAAACTTGCTTCTGCCTCCTACTGGCCTCTACCCTCTGTGCCTTTTCCATCACTGATTTTCATCTGTGTCCTTTCGTGGCTGTAAGCCATAACTATCAGCGTAACCACTTTGATGAGTCCTAGCAAATCATGGAAACTGAGGGTGTGGTTGGGAAATCCCCAAACACAGAAAGACTCAAAATTGTTGTCCACACAGCTCTTCTAGCTGACACCAGAGTCAGTCTAAGCCGGGAGCCAGGTTATCCAGTTCTAGGATTGGTTCTGACTCCGTCTACGAACAAAGATGTTCTCTTTGACCAAAGTCTGCTAGCCTACTCTGAACTTTCTTCTCACCTAGACCCTGACTTTTGAGCTTTTGTGTTTATCTCTGCTAAGTGCCTTTAGCCAGAATTCTCCGTCTTCAATATCTGATCACCCTCCAATCTGATCATATTCCTCATCCTCCACCACCCCAGGTGATGTCTGACCAGTGTCCcaccttcagcaagaatcctgttaggTCCTTTTAGCCAgattccccctcccctccccctgccccgtgATGTCTCCTCTGAGTAATGTAGcctgctccttggctataaattcCCACATTTCCTTGTTGTATTTGGAGTTGagtcctcccctctctcccttgtTAATAAACCAAATTATAGTAGTCCCCTCAATAAAATCTTCCTTACTATTCTTTAACAAGTGCCATAGTTTTTTCTTTACCACCTCTTAGGCGATCACTTTGCTAATTTACACCTATGAAGGAGGTAGATTCAAAGACTTCAGAGGTCCCTTCTGTGCACATCTATTTTatgagaatcttttaaaaatatagtacagtactgtgaatacattttctcttctgactttttttttcttatgactttcttaataacattttcttctttctagcttttctgtaagaacacagtataaaatacatctaaaatatGTGGTAATTGACTTTATGGTGTTGgtaggcttctggtcaacaggcTCTTAAtaattaagtttttggggagtcaaactTTACACAGGATTTTCAACTCACAGAGGTTGGCACCTCCAATCCATGCATTGTTCAAAGATCACCTGTGCCGGGGATATGCCAAAATGACTATGTTTTGTGACACAAAATCATCCACATACCTCCCTGGCTTGGCGTTTTGCTGCATGACTATTGACAGTAGAATTCAACCCGTGGAAGATAAAATGGTTCTAGTTCTCTGATTAACTTGGGGCACCACGGGTAGGAGCAGCTGTTGCCTTTGTTTTGTGCAAACTTGCTCAGGGGCCTTTTATAACCCTCTGATCTGTGGTGTGGGTACCAGAGTTTCTGCTTTGAGGCAGGATCATAGTATAGCAGCCTCTGCCTAAAGCCAGAAAAATCTAGGAggatataaaatttgaaaaaacaatCCTCATCAGTATGCAAGCCTTAATGGCACCCGAATTATGCATTGTGCACATAAATCTATAACTGAAAATGCTCCAGGCCTTCTCCTCACTCCTGGAAAGAGAATTTTCCCAGGTAAAGTTGCTTTGTGAGAGGAACCTTTACCCGTCGGTTTTTATTACCACCATCCCAGCCCTTTATGACTAGACACCTAACTTTGGATCttccaaaaagcagaaaatatttaaatctatttcaaAGTCCTCTCCCTTTGAAGTATGTTTTTCTGAAGATATCAGAGCCAAAAAATATAGAGGGCACCAACTAGGAGACCATGAGATCAGAAACGATCTTTAGAACTGGAATGCACGCGTTCACCCTCTGTCTTCAGAAAACCACCCACCTTCCTGGGTTTGCTTCCTTATTCGTTATGTCCACAGAGGATGGGAATGCCTGCTTTGCCTTCTTCTTGAAAGGCACACA
It contains:
- the GABRR3 gene encoding LOW QUALITY PROTEIN: gamma-aminobutyric acid receptor subunit rho-3 (The sequence of the model RefSeq protein was modified relative to this genomic sequence to represent the inferred CDS: inserted 2 bases in 1 codon; deleted 2 bases in 1 codon); the encoded protein is MVPELTTLQDPPSVATTEGNVRLGRQEPSAVEQVQLFHRQLIPHVSRVGQKNPYIQAEVSAWWLQKTALPLLLPWSDVTHFCFLGATFLGKRARGHYWKDERLSFPSTTNKSMTFDRRLIKKIWVPDIFFVHSKRSFIHDKTVENIMLHVYPNGKFLFSLSCYRITVSAMCFMDFSRFPLDTQNEDTLDTCSLKLESYAYSEEDLMLYWKHGNKSLNTGECISLXIEEFTASSVFAFCSSTGWYNRLFINFVLRRQIFFFMLQTYFPAMLMVMLSWISFWTDRGAIPARVSLGSSFQRILAGVKVAF